DNA from Solanum stenotomum isolate F172 chromosome 3, ASM1918654v1, whole genome shotgun sequence:
ATGATAGGAGGCTTGATGATTGTTTAAGGTATGCCATTGTTGCTGGCAAGAAAGCTTTGGAAAATGCAGATCTTGGGGGTGATAGATTAGAAAAGGTTCGACTTTTCTTTTCGTTCTTTTGCTATTTCGATTTGGTTATATCTGTGAAgattttctgtttttcttttttggtatgGTGAATTTGCTGGAATGGGGCTTGCATGATGTGCTTTCGGCTTGGATGTTTTGTTCATTTCGATCATTTTATTTGGAGATGTGGAGAATTTGGAGAAAATTGCTAGCTGATTGTGTTTGTTTTGGTATTTTAGCTGGTTTTATGCCATTTATTGCTTGTATTTCATATCTATTTTCACCAAAATGCTGGAATTGGGCTTTCATGATGTCTTAGAGACCATAATTGTGTAAAAGTCTTGAGTCTTGCCAGTGCATTTTGGAATACcagaaacaataaaaaataccgTTCCCCACAATACAAATTTATCATTAGTGCATTTGAAAAGTGTTGATGTGAATATTTAGCATAGCTATTTGTTCAGACTTCATTGTTTTTCTAGATTTGTTTCTTTTCTGCAGTACATGACTCCAGGTtgtttatttatgttcttcctGCAGATTGATAAGGAGCGAGCAGGTGTTCTTGTAGGAACAGGAATGGGTGGTCTTACGGTTTTCTCAGATGGCGTCCAGAATTTAATTGAAAAGGGTCATAGGAAAATTACTCCATTTTTTATACCATATGCCATAACAAACATGGGTTCTGCTTTGCTTGGTATTGATCTAGGTTTTATGGGACCAAACTACTCAATCTCAACTGCTTGTGCTACCTCCAATTACTGTTTTTATGCTGCCGCAAATCATATTCGCAGAGGTGAAGCTGATTTGATGCTTGCTGGTGGAACTGAAGCTGCCATGATACCTATTGGTTTAGGAGGTTTTGTGGCATGCAGAGCTTTGTCTCAAAGGAATGATGATCCACAAACTGCTTCCAGACCATGGGACAAAGATAGAGATGGATTTGTTATGGGAGAGGGGGCTGGAATCTTGGTAAGCTAACTAGTGATTCTCATATTTTGGTCATAGGAAGTGCATCTAAGCTAGTTTGAGCAAAAGTTATGTGTAGTCCAATGTAGTTTGCTTTTTCATAAGTTGATTCCAATCCCGAAGCAACTAAATATGCAATAAACTGCTATCCATGAATTGCTGGTCTTTCTTTCATTGCACGGTAGACTGCATAATTAGATTAAGCACTAGAGATTTCTGTCACTTTAATACAATCTACTCACCGGTTGGAAAGTTATTATGAAAATTGAATGACATTCTTGGCAGGTGATGGAAAGTTTGGAGCATGCAATGAAACGAGGAGCACCAATAATTGCAGAGTATTTGGGTGGTGCAGTTAATTGTGATGCTTATCACATGACTGATCCCCGAGCTGATGGTCTTGGTGTTTCTTCATGTATTCTTAGCACCCTTGAAGATGCTGGAGTGTCACCAGAAGAGGTATTTACTTCCCTCTACAAGCAGTTGAGGTTGTACTCTCATTGTCTACTCAATAGTCAAAGAGAGGGTAAAAGACATGCTGGAAAGAGCAAATCGCTCCAGATGTTTTCtgttaaaaatttgaaaacttatCAAAATGTTATCTTGGGGctaccaaacccaagatccgTCATATCTCATACTTTTGCTTCTTAGAATTCTTCTGTTGTTGGGAAAAGGTTACAGTGAAGATAGTAAACTATTGACATGAAAGAGATTTCTTTTCATGTTACATGGGCCTTGTTGTAGGacatttttgtgtgtgttttgtTTTAGGCTGAATGGAAGATATTGTGCAACGAGTGAATCTTCATTCTTTAATAGTTAAAAAACAACTACTTGTGACATCATAGTCTTTTCCATGTCAATTTTATGCGCATAGACTCTCTCATCCATGTCCCGTTGTCTCTTTGAGAAAAAATGCTACCTCCCATATGAGGTTTATTCTAAATTTCAGATTCCAAGTAAAGATTACTCCCCTCTCTCTTTACTAGATAAAGACATCCTTTATTGAGAGTAAAGGAAAGGTTACTATTCAATTTTAATCATCAAAGGCGCATGTTCAAACTGCTGGCGATCAGAAAAATCTGGATTCTTTCACCATTAGCCACAATGCACCTAAAATGCTTGTAGAATTCATCCTAGATACCACTCCCCCTTTCTGGAGCTTAAGTGTCTTCTTCTCAGATCTGATTTTAACAATACCAACCTTCTCACCTCGCTGTGTTACTTCTTTTCACGCAACAAGGTGAAAGTTTGCCTCCAGATATATATCCAACCCACTAATCTCTTTTGGGATCTTTGAACTGCCTGGTTTCAGTATGCACTATATTTACAAGTGGCATGGAAGGCAATCACTGATGCTACATGGTAACATTGTGGGCCAAACCATCCTTGTTCTCAACTTCTCTCACTACTGAGCCCAcattttatttgttgatcttGAGCCATGACACTGACTTTGCTTCAAAGCACAAGAGAATGCCCTAACATACAGCAATTGTCTAGAATCAGCATGATATCTGTTGATGAATTAATAGTCACACATTCACATTTCGATAGTACCCTAGAATTGTCCTTTCAGTAATCCTATTTAAGATGTTCAAGCAGAACGGCATATTGAGAATTCATATGGCCGGAAGCCACTAGTTTGGATTGaccttcttttttgttgttgatgacGAAACGGCTGAAAGTGAAATTGTCTCTTTATTTTGATCATCCAGAACTTTAGAACCTAGTTTAAGTGGGTACTTGAAACATTCAGCTTTTGATAATGTGTTATAGTCTTTGGTAACAGGTACAGAATGTTTTGGGTAGATTTTTCTAAACGTTAAAGTTGGGTTCGATTACTGGATTGatcttccatttttctttttaggttAACTACATTAATGCTCATGCAACTTCCACCATTGTTGGTGATCTAGCCGAAATAAATGCTGTCAAGAAGGTTTTCAAGACCACCTCAGGAATCAAAATGAATGCAACCAAGGTAATTCTGTCTACATTGTAATGCATCTCTTCATTTATTCGAATTTATCAGTGTATTTGGCAGTATGttcatcttttaaattttttccccATATTGTTCCAGTCTATGATAGGGCATTGCCTCGGTGCTGCTGGTGGTCTGGAAGCTATCGCAACAATTAAAGCTATTACAACCGGCTGGGTGCATCCTTCAATTAACCAATTCGTGAGTTGTTCTATATTTTCAAACTTGCATATCAAATGTCAATTGCTATGCTCATTCTTCATTTGCAAATCTCTAATTGTAATGAATATTGCAGAATCCTGAGCCTTCAGTGGAGTTTGATACTGTTCCAAACAAAAAACAGCAGCATGAAGTGAATGTTGGTAAGATACACTTCAAATTATAGCACCATATTATATTTTCACAAATAAACATTCTCATGAATAATTGAAAAACTTCcaacataacatcaatttcTTACATATGCAGCAATCTCCAATTCCTTTGGTTTTGGTGGTCACAACTCTGTCGTCGCCTTTTCTGCATTCAAGCCTTAATTCAGCTCAGTTTAGCTAGAGCAATCTTCTGGAGTAATATAGGGGATTAATGTGATACACAGTGGCTGTTTCTTGCATCTCCGTGTGGGCGACTTGCTGGGCGCAGCGAGAGAGGAACAATTGTCAATTCTTTTATGTACTAATAATCTTTAGCTTGTAGTTTCATAGCAATGAACATTTTTAACTTTTCACTCCTTAAATTAGCTTGGACCTTCATAGCTTGGTTAAACAACAATGCCATCAGTTTTGAATTATGCAAGAGATTTGAAAGATGATATGATCTTTTGATATTAACAACTCTCTGATGGCACCTGTTTAACTTTCCATTTGAGTGGACAATTGGTTCGAGAACATTTATTAAACAACATACGCTTACTTTGTGTGGGTAGAAAAACTGTTTTCGAAAGAAATAACTAGTTAACCTGTAAACTGTATAAACAGCCATATTCACAACTATACTCGTTGCTACTAATTAAGACTATCAATGAAAAAAAGGGGGTTAAACTGAAAACAACACAACTTTGTGGACTAAAAACGTATCACCAAGTCACACAAGTGAGCTGAACCCAATTTCCTAAACTTCCCGTACCTCACCTTCTCCGTCGCCGTTGCCGGGCTGTCCACCAAAGGTTAGTCCCACTACAGTGCCTCCGCCATCGTCGGTTCTTTTtcttatgcttttttttttcttttctatgttcagattttttttcaaattgtttcCTTTATTTGTTACTTTCCGATCATGCAATGTTGTGTCTACGGTAACATAAATTTTAGTTTCCTCCATCACTGTTCCGCACTCTTTAGAAGCTTAAAAGCAAAAGTGAAGTCCCAATTTAGCTTTTAGTCACATTGTTTTAGAAACGCTGCAGATTTTACCCTAGTCATTGAAAGTTTTCCTAATCGTATTGTTTTAGGTCATTCGGTGTTTCCTTTTTCTTATCTAAGTTTACTCTTATATAATTGTCATTGCCTCCGTGAAATGCCTATGCATTTTGCATTATTAACTCTCGTGAAGGAAGCTGATTGAAATATGGGGCATTTGGTAGGTTGATTTTCACATGTTGCCCAAAACAGTTTACTCTTATATAACTGTTATTGTCTCCGTGAAATGCATATGCATTTTGCATTATTAACTCTTGGAAAATGCTCGTAAAGGAAGCTGATTGACATATGAGGCATTTGGTAGGTTGATTTTCACATGTTGCCCAAAACCTAGGGGGGATATGTATATTATTCATTACGAATTAAAGTTTTATCTACTTAACAATGTAATTTGTAACTATAATTTGACGGTCCTAAAAGAttttaccccccccccccctccccatCTTTTCTTAAGTTACCAATTTGTGCTGGGTGTTATGTTTTTACTTGAGCCGAGGTCTATTcgaaaacagcctctctaccttgGGTAAGGTCTAGGTGCACACTACCCTTCTTAAACCCCGCTTGTGGGATTACAaagggtatgttgttgttgttgtcaccCACTCATGCTGGGCATAGACACTTACCTGCAGTTGGCTTCTAAAAGCAtttgataatttgaaaaattcttTCTTTGTCGGTGGGAAACTCTATTTCATCATTCTACCTCCAATGGTCGGTTTAGCAGAGTTAGAAGAGTTTCAAATCGGTGTAAATACTCTTATTAGAGTTTTTTTCTTCTGGGGTGGGGGGTTGTATTATCTTATTAATGAGGATGTTGCAACAGCCTGATTGCTGTATTCTCGTGTGAGCTGATAAAGTCTTATCTCAGAGGAGTGAATTCGTGTAGTCTCCTATGTTTTCCTGTGAGGTTTCAAGTCAATATCTGCAACTTATATGAGGAGAAGATGACTGATCCTGCTTGTTAAGAACACCACATCCAAATCCTTGTACCATTCTATCTCTTGCAGTTCCATACCCAGTACCTTTTGCACCTTAACAGTGTTTGTGGGGATTAGAAATCTTC
Protein-coding regions in this window:
- the LOC125857403 gene encoding 3-oxoacyl-[acyl-carrier-protein] synthase I, chloroplastic, whose product is MEAMQSLSFRPSPLDPLRKNMPQFTNVRSLGAKRVPFIISASASTVSAPKREKDPKKRVVITGTGLVSVFGNDVDTYYEKLLAGESGISLIDRFDASKFPTRFGGQIRGFTSEGYIDGKNDRRLDDCLRYAIVAGKKALENADLGGDRLEKIDKERAGVLVGTGMGGLTVFSDGVQNLIEKGHRKITPFFIPYAITNMGSALLGIDLGFMGPNYSISTACATSNYCFYAAANHIRRGEADLMLAGGTEAAMIPIGLGGFVACRALSQRNDDPQTASRPWDKDRDGFVMGEGAGILVMESLEHAMKRGAPIIAEYLGGAVNCDAYHMTDPRADGLGVSSCILSTLEDAGVSPEEVNYINAHATSTIVGDLAEINAVKKVFKTTSGIKMNATKSMIGHCLGAAGGLEAIATIKAITTGWVHPSINQFNPEPSVEFDTVPNKKQQHEVNVAISNSFGFGGHNSVVAFSAFKP